A section of the Procambarus clarkii isolate CNS0578487 chromosome 38, FALCON_Pclarkii_2.0, whole genome shotgun sequence genome encodes:
- the RNaseX25 gene encoding ribonuclease Oy produces MKLVLTLTLIRTLLVHARASWSTQWDVLIFTQQWPITSCISHLIQNPDGACNLFPNMTSWTIHGIWPTKLGTIGPNFCNNSWHFQEAEIIQLEPYLIKYWGNIFAEDPQTSLWKHEWVKHGTCAAELPALSSEKKYFEKGLEWVTQYDYVAVLGKHNIYPHDINTYSRDDINSAIADMFGVDPAIDCIYNKKTKQHELSQIKLCFDRSLHIVNCDGIIGYEENVIGNCPKKGIIYPSSVRTGGKEYSYSRKLADLRIQRWEEAQATCVSWLCHALMMVYSLMWITL; encoded by the exons ATGAAATTAGTGTTAACTCTAACACTCATCCGCACTCTGTTAGTGCATGCCAG AGCCTCGTGGAGCACTCAGTGGGACGTCCTAATATTCACACAGCAGTGGCCAATAACTAGCTGCATTAGCCACTTAATACAAAACCCCGATGGAGCATGCAATCTTTTCCCCAATATGACTTCTTGGACAATTCATGGAATatg GCCCACCAAGCTTGGAACCATTGGTCCAAATTTTTGTAACAATTCGTGGCATTTCCAAGAGGCAGAGATTATTCAGCTCGAGCCCTACTTAATTAAGTACTGGGGCAATATATTTGCTGAAGACCCCCAGACATCTCTTTGGAAGCACGAGTGGGTGAAACACGGCACGTGTGCAGCCGAGCTTCCTGCCCTCAGTTcggaaaaaaaatattttgaaaaag GTCTCGAGTGGGTTACCCAGTATGACTATGTAGCTGTCTTAGGCAAGCATAACATTTATCCGCATGACATCAATACCTATAGTCGTGATGATATCAACAGTGCCATCGctgacatgtttggagttgatccaGCCATTGATTGCATTTATAACAAG AAAACCAAGCAACACGAACTGTCACAAATCAAGTTATGTTTTGATCGCTCATTACACATAGTCAATTGTGATGGCATCATTGGCTATGAAGAAAATGTAATTGGAAACTGTCCTAAGAAAGGAATTATATACCCCTCATCTGTGAG GACTGGGGGAAAGGAATACAGTTACTCTCGGAAGTTGGCCGACCTGCGAATACAACGCTGGGAAGAGGCGCAAGCCACATGCGTTTCATGGCTGTGTCATGCTCTAATGATGGTCTATTCTCTCATGTGGATTACTCTCTGA